In candidate division Zixibacteria bacterium HGW-Zixibacteria-1, the DNA window GACGCCGCGCCTTGGCGCGCACTTCAACCGGCGACAGAACGGCCGAATCATCAATATATATATTAGCCTCACTCAAGGGATCGGCGGCAATCGATAATCTCTGCCAGTCGGCATCGCGAAGGCGATTGGTGCGAAGCAGATGCTGGCTGATTCTGGCCCGGCCGCACAAAAGCCTAAGCACCAATTGCTCTTTCGACATTTCGATCGAGAAAATACCGACCGGGACTTTTTTATCGACCGCCATAAATTCGGCAACATTCAACGCGAAAGCGGTCTTGCCCATCGACGGACGTCCGGCAATAACCACGAATTCACCATCATGCAAACCGCCGGTCATGGCATCGAGTTGTGCAAACCCGGTCTCGATCCCGCTTAATCCGCCCTTTGTATCCTGGAAATGTTCGATCTGCTCAAAAGTGCTGGGTACCAGTTCGGCCATCGAGACAAAACCTTTGCGGAGGCGGCTCTCGGATATGGCAAAAATATTCTGCTCGGCCCGGTCGAGAATCTCCGTAACTTCATATTCCAGATTATAGCAGCTTTTCACTATTTCGCTGGAAGTATTGATCAGATTGCGCAGGACCGATTTTTCGAGGACGATCTTGGCATAAGAAACGGCATTGGCCGTGGTGGCGATGCCATCAACCAGTTCGATCAGATAAAGCCGCCCGCCGATATTGTCGAGCTGATTCATCTTGGTCAATTCTTCGGCAACCGTGGTAATATCGCATGGCTCATTTTTTTCGAAAAGATTCAGAATCGCCTTATATATTAGCCGATGCTTGGGAACATAAAAATGCTCATTGGTGGGAAGCTCTTCGATGACAGATGAGATGACTTCCGGCTCCTTCAGAATCGATCCCAGAATATCCTGCTCCGCCTCGACCGATTGAGGCGGCTGCAGCCGGGCGATATCTTTCTCTTTATCTATACCGGGCCTGGTTGCCATATAATTATTCCGCCGCTAATTCATCAAATTTTTCACGGAGGCGCTTGACATCCTCCCAGGTATCGCGCTTATACGATGGAAATCGGAGCAGGGCCGCCGGATGATAGGTAACAATAAAGGGGATGCCGTTGAAATCGTGCCACTGGCCGCGTAGTTTTCCCAGCGGGGTGGTTGTCTGAAGCAGTCCCTGGGCGGAAATGCGCCCCAGGGCGCAGATAATTTTCGGTTTAATCAGCTTTATCTGTTCCAGTAAATACGGCATGCAGGTTTGCATTTCATCCGGCTGCGGATCGCGGTTATTGGGCGGGCGGCATTTAAGAATATTGGCGATATAAACATCTTCCCGTTTGAAATTTATCGCCTCCAGAATTTTATCCAGAAGCTGTCCGGCGCGGCCGACAAACGGCTCGCCTCTCAGGTCCTCATCCCGCCCCGGAGCCTCACCGATAAACAGGACATCCGCCTTGGGATTGCCGACACCATAAACGAATTTCGTCCGGGTCGCGCCGAGGGGACAGTTTTGACATTCGCAGATCCCTTTCTGGTGCGACGAAAGCGATCGATATTGAATCACCTGCTTTTTATTCCTGCCGTTGAGAATCAATTCCTTTTGTTTGCGCTTGACTTTCCCCCGGTCGATAACGATATCGCCCAGCCCGATCTGTACCTGGCTCCGGGCCGCTTTCACAAGCAAGGCGGTGGTCTTGGGATCGAGACGGCTTTTGAGTTTAGTCATGTTATTCCAACCTGCTTATATGTTCAATCAGGACGCGCGCCAGTTCCATCTTGGGCATAGTGGGTAATGATTCGGTGCGCCCCTTTTTGTCGATCAGCGTCACCTTGTTCTTATCGCTCTCGAAAGGTACGGCATCTTCCAGGCTGTTGAGCACAACCAGATCAAGTCCCTTTTTCTTCAGCTTGGCCGTGGCGTTTTCGATACCGTTTTCAGTCTCAAGAGCGAACCCGATGATTTTCTGGCTTTTCTTTTTATCTTCCTTAACCGCCTTCAATATATCTATTGTCGAGGAC includes these proteins:
- a CDS encoding uracil-DNA glycosylase; protein product: MTKLKSRLDPKTTALLVKAARSQVQIGLGDIVIDRGKVKRKQKELILNGRNKKQVIQYRSLSSHQKGICECQNCPLGATRTKFVYGVGNPKADVLFIGEAPGRDEDLRGEPFVGRAGQLLDKILEAINFKREDVYIANILKCRPPNNRDPQPDEMQTCMPYLLEQIKLIKPKIICALGRISAQGLLQTTTPLGKLRGQWHDFNGIPFIVTYHPAALLRFPSYKRDTWEDVKRLREKFDELAAE
- the dnaB gene encoding replicative DNA helicase yields the protein MATRPGIDKEKDIARLQPPQSVEAEQDILGSILKEPEVISSVIEELPTNEHFYVPKHRLIYKAILNLFEKNEPCDITTVAEELTKMNQLDNIGGRLYLIELVDGIATTANAVSYAKIVLEKSVLRNLINTSSEIVKSCYNLEYEVTEILDRAEQNIFAISESRLRKGFVSMAELVPSTFEQIEHFQDTKGGLSGIETGFAQLDAMTGGLHDGEFVVIAGRPSMGKTAFALNVAEFMAVDKKVPVGIFSIEMSKEQLVLRLLCGRARISQHLLRTNRLRDADWQRLSIAADPLSEANIYIDDSAVLSPVEVRAKARRLKAQHNVGLIIVDYIQMMTSGVRAENRQQEMALISRSMKTLAKELNIPVIAVSQLSRMVEMRGGDKRPQLSDLRESGAIEQDADVVMFVYRPEFYMSHLDKDDLKRKEVEGRAELIVAKQRNGPTGVVNLAFVKDFIRFENLAAFEPAIPDTDADSPF